From one Streptococcus oralis genomic stretch:
- a CDS encoding DUF6572 domain-containing protein translates to MTKQELANFISKHRDKIGTFYIALDERFEGQFTLGYYYDEKSKQYKVYEVNERQDIWIRDEFKNESDAINRLYRLIKTTFWIKESLIQLDVSEIDAIGTSDTNLELLLIDGNLWLPDTEEEHLLKLQEKLNNYIYFLEIKQYVDRYGDSFDKKIIRITFQYSPSDNGLAFLAAVQKTLQNTDMSLKVELPE, encoded by the coding sequence ATGACAAAACAGGAACTAGCGAATTTCATTAGTAAACATAGAGATAAAATAGGGACATTTTATATTGCGCTTGATGAACGATTTGAAGGTCAATTTACCTTGGGATACTATTACGATGAGAAGTCTAAACAATATAAAGTATATGAGGTTAATGAGCGCCAAGATATCTGGATAAGAGACGAATTTAAAAATGAAAGTGATGCAATAAATCGACTTTATCGTTTGATAAAAACAACATTTTGGATAAAAGAATCTCTTATTCAGTTAGATGTTTCAGAAATTGATGCAATCGGAACGAGTGATACAAACTTGGAACTTTTATTAATAGATGGCAATCTTTGGCTTCCAGATACTGAAGAAGAACATCTTTTGAAACTTCAAGAAAAACTTAACAACTATATCTACTTCCTCGAAATCAAGCAATATGTGGATCGATATGGCGATAGCTTTGACAAAAAAATCATCCGTATCACATTCCAATATTCTCCATCGGATAATGGACTAGCCTTTCTCGCTGCGGTTCAGAAGACATTACAGAATACAGATATGAGCCTGAAGGTAGAATTACCTGAGTGA